A DNA window from Acidimicrobiia bacterium contains the following coding sequences:
- a CDS encoding acyl-CoA dehydrogenase family protein, with protein MDFTFSEDQDHLRSAVADFLEREAPASYRAAMAEDHAGITDGQWSDLVGLGWPGLLVPAEHGGLGLGLVDMVAVLEEMGKVAYPGPYFSSAVAATLAARTLGCDELLAGLAEGSKRGTVAVEESGAGDPVERVRTRARRKGAQWVITGTKPVVLDGHTADWALVAARTEEGLGTFLVEEPAGEPVPMMDPTRKAARLEMSDRPAEPVGPVGDHAALWRRIVDDCAVMLAAESVGASEAAWHLGVEYAKERVQFDRPIASFQAIKHKAVDMLQAVELARVGTHYAAWASDADDPKREHAAAMCKGFVGEAAVFVSGQDIQIHGGVGFTWDCDAHWFYKRAKVNDLLCGYQGWQRDRLASLVLADA; from the coding sequence ATGGATTTCACGTTCTCCGAGGACCAGGACCACCTTCGCTCAGCTGTGGCCGACTTCCTGGAGCGCGAGGCCCCTGCGTCCTACCGCGCGGCGATGGCGGAGGACCACGCCGGCATCACCGACGGGCAGTGGTCCGACCTCGTCGGACTCGGGTGGCCGGGACTGCTCGTTCCGGCCGAGCACGGCGGGCTCGGCCTCGGTCTCGTCGACATGGTCGCCGTCCTCGAGGAGATGGGGAAGGTGGCCTATCCCGGTCCGTACTTCTCGTCGGCCGTGGCCGCCACCCTCGCCGCACGCACGCTGGGCTGTGACGAGCTCCTGGCGGGTCTGGCCGAGGGGTCGAAGCGGGGGACGGTGGCGGTGGAGGAGTCGGGCGCCGGTGATCCCGTCGAGCGTGTTCGTACCCGCGCGCGACGGAAGGGTGCGCAGTGGGTCATCACGGGCACGAAGCCCGTCGTGCTCGACGGGCACACCGCCGACTGGGCACTGGTGGCGGCACGCACCGAGGAGGGACTGGGCACCTTCCTCGTCGAGGAGCCGGCCGGAGAGCCCGTACCAATGATGGACCCGACACGCAAAGCGGCACGCCTCGAGATGTCCGACCGACCGGCCGAGCCCGTGGGTCCCGTCGGCGACCACGCCGCGCTCTGGCGCCGGATCGTCGACGACTGCGCCGTGATGCTCGCCGCCGAGTCGGTGGGTGCCTCCGAGGCCGCGTGGCACCTCGGTGTCGAGTACGCCAAGGAGCGTGTGCAGTTCGACCGGCCCATCGCCAGTTTCCAGGCCATCAAGCACAAGGCGGTCGACATGCTCCAGGCGGTCGAGCTGGCGCGGGTGGGCACGCACTACGCCGCCTGGGCCTCCGACGCCGATGACCCCAAGCGTGAGCACGCGGCCGCCATGTGCAAGGGCTTCGTGGGGGAGGCGGCGGTCTTCGTGTCGGGCCAGGACATCCAGATCCACGGCGGTGTGGGCTTCACCTGGGACTGCGACGCCCACTGGTTCTACAAGCGCGCGAAGGTCAACGACCTCCTGTGCGGCTACCAGGGCTGGCAGCGCGATCGCCTGGCCTCCCTCGTGCTCGCCGACGCCTGA